The following coding sequences are from one Capsicum annuum cultivar UCD-10X-F1 chromosome 3, UCD10Xv1.1, whole genome shotgun sequence window:
- the LOC107865767 gene encoding inactive protein RESTRICTED TEV MOVEMENT 1-like: protein MIKVGPIGGSGGSIWEEECDELAGIFVLYDQDTVYSLQFRNYVDGKLDMSTKHGTRKCEIYRAVILDYPSEFLTSISGSFERVTKKLTVLRSIRFDTNKGSYGPFGTPAGDVEFKFMIGNHQLFGGFHGSKNSDGIESIGFYVKDIPYSVIKLKDSPGKVKKVKNEKY from the coding sequence ATGATCAAAGTTGGGCCAATAGGAGGAAGTGGTGGATCAATTTGGGAAGAAGAATGTGATGAATTAGCTGGAATTTTTGTTTTGTATGACCAAGACACAGTTTATTCACTTCAGTTCCGGAATTATGTGGATGGGAAGTTAGATATGTCAACTAAACATGGTACTCGTAAGTGTGAAATCTACCGCGCGGTCATCTTGGATTATCCATCAGAATTTCTTACTTCGATAAGTGGTTCATTTGAACGTGTCACCAAAAAGTTAACAGTGTTAAGATCAATAAGATTTGACACCAATAAAGGTTCTTATGGACCTTTTGGTACCCCAGCAGGTGATGTTGAGTTCAAATTTATGATaggaaatcatcagttatttggtGGTTTTCATGGCAGCAAGAATTCTGATGGCATTGAGAGTATTGGTTTTTATGTGAAGGACATTCCCTATTCTGTGATCAAGTTGAAAGATTCTCCAGGGAAGGTcaaaaaggtaaaaaatgaaaaatattaa
- the LOC107865768 gene encoding inactive protein RESTRICTED TEV MOVEMENT 1-like codes for MNMIKVGPAGGSGGTIWDEKGRDQVAGIVVTYKEYSVHALQFLFYENGNLVLSNKHGDHRCENFRAVLFDYSSEFITSISGCFKKSYDFTKLKSISFGTNKGSYGPFGSTATSTDDMDFNFKLGNHRLFGGFHGSKTDYGVESIGIYVKPITKDPQVKAEKSLLPPSIRI; via the coding sequence ATGAATATGATTAAAGTTGGCCCAGCGGGAGGAAGTGGTGGAACCATTTGGGATGAAAAGGGACGAGACCAAGTTGCTGGGATTGTTGTTACCTACAAGGAATACTCAGTTCACGCACTTCAGTTCCTGTTTTATGAAAATGGCAACTTAGTTCTGTCAAACAAGCACGGGGATCATCGCTGTGAAAACTTCCGTGCAGTTCTGTTTGATTATTCATCAGAGTTCATTACTTCCATAAGCGGTTGTTTCAAAAAATCGTATGATTTTACAAAGCTGAAAAGTATAAGTTTTGGAACCAACAAGGGTTCCTATGGACCATTTGGGTCTACCGCTACTTCAACTGATGACATGGACTTCAACTTTAAGCTAGGAAATCATCGTCTTTTTGGTGGTTTTCATGGTAGCAAAACCGACTATGGCGTTGAGAGTATTGGGATCTATGTGAAGCCCATCACGAAAGATCCTCAAGTTAAGGCTGAAAAAAGTTTACTACCACCCAGCATACGAATTTGA